One part of the [Synechococcus] sp. NIES-970 genome encodes these proteins:
- the trmE gene encoding tRNA modification GTPase TrmE — protein sequence MNLGDTIVAIASAVVPNQGSIGIVRLSGEAALPIARQLFQAPGQQVWESHRILYGYVRQPQTQAIIDEALLLLMLAPRSFTAEDVVEFHCHGGIMPVQQVLQLCVEAGARLAEPGEFSLRAFLNGRIDLTQAESVAELVGAKSPQSARVALAGIRGKLAQPIRQLRDQCLDILAEVEARIDFEDDLPPLDETQIQRDLTRVLGEVAQILQTADRGELLRTGLKVAIVGRPNVGKSSLLNAWSRSDRAIVTDLPGTTRDVVESQLVVQGIPVQVLDTAGIRETEDTVEKIGVARSLAASQQADLVLFTIDAAAGWTAADQEIFQRLIGTTPHQERERPQPILLVINKTDIAQAENIVVPPQVQRVVKTAAAQNQGLDDLEQAIAELVQGGQVGAADLDFAINQRQAAALTQAQQALLQVQETITQALPLDFWTIDLRSAVQALGEITGEGVTESVLDRIFSRFCIGK from the coding sequence GTGAATCTAGGGGATACTATTGTGGCGATCGCCAGTGCGGTCGTGCCGAATCAAGGCAGCATTGGCATTGTACGCCTATCGGGGGAGGCCGCCCTACCCATTGCCCGCCAGCTTTTCCAGGCTCCGGGCCAACAAGTCTGGGAAAGTCACCGTATTCTGTATGGCTATGTGCGCCAACCGCAAACCCAGGCGATCATTGATGAAGCCTTGCTACTGCTGATGTTAGCCCCCCGTTCTTTTACTGCGGAAGATGTGGTGGAATTCCATTGCCACGGCGGGATTATGCCAGTGCAACAGGTGTTGCAGCTCTGTGTAGAGGCAGGTGCTCGCCTGGCTGAACCCGGCGAATTTTCCCTACGAGCTTTTTTAAATGGCCGCATTGACTTGACCCAAGCCGAAAGCGTTGCCGAACTGGTGGGCGCCAAATCACCCCAATCAGCCCGGGTTGCCCTTGCGGGAATCCGGGGTAAACTGGCCCAGCCAATTCGTCAGTTGCGAGATCAATGTCTAGATATTTTGGCCGAGGTGGAAGCCCGCATCGACTTTGAAGATGATTTGCCTCCCCTCGACGAGACGCAAATTCAACGGGACTTAACCCGAGTTCTTGGGGAAGTGGCGCAAATTTTGCAGACTGCTGACCGGGGAGAGCTGTTACGCACGGGTCTAAAAGTGGCGATCGTCGGCCGGCCCAATGTGGGAAAATCTAGCTTATTAAATGCCTGGAGTCGCAGCGATCGCGCCATTGTAACCGACTTGCCAGGAACAACACGGGATGTGGTGGAATCGCAGTTAGTTGTGCAGGGTATTCCGGTGCAAGTGCTGGATACAGCGGGCATTCGGGAAACGGAAGATACTGTTGAAAAAATTGGTGTGGCCCGCTCCTTAGCTGCCTCCCAGCAAGCAGACTTAGTCCTTTTTACCATCGATGCGGCGGCGGGTTGGACCGCTGCGGATCAAGAGATTTTCCAACGGCTGATTGGAACGACTCCTCATCAAGAACGGGAACGTCCCCAGCCAATTTTGTTGGTGATCAATAAAACGGATATTGCCCAGGCGGAAAATATTGTGGTCCCCCCCCAGGTGCAACGGGTCGTCAAAACCGCCGCCGCCCAGAACCAGGGTCTTGATGATCTTGAACAGGCGATCGCCGAACTCGTCCAGGGAGGTCAGGTGGGAGCCGCAGACCTTGACTTTGCGATCAACCAACGCCAAGCAGCAGCCTTGACCCAGGCCCAACAGGCTCTCCTCCAGGTGCAGGAAACAATCACCCAGGCCTTACCCCTCGATTTTTGGACGATTGATTTGCGTAGTGCCGTCCAAGCCCTTGGGGAAATTACCGGGGAAGGGGTAACAGAATCGGTATTAGACCGCATTTTTAGCCGTTTTTGTATCGGGAAATAG
- a CDS encoding nitrate transport protein, NrtC like protein, protein MKRRHLLKYGAFAAWGYGLTACAQLPEMGWPTNSAPSATEESGPRLDLPTPEKQTLNVGYVANLAIAPWLVAQEQGFFAQYGLEVQFYPQADQEAVEQGLLEARFDAAITAFTTPLIYQLKTPAVNLVALMQLYRHGGVFCGRQRTWDSNIRAGIDYANFPEFAAAYRSYVRALPDKTFAVDDQYSVAAYLYRYWWAEMGFHPDRDLELLAFAPTELHHKLQAGVVQGYCSQEPWGQQAIANGAGFVQYLSGDVWQGHPGPVITTSAGWLETNPNTAKALIAATLEGCQYCQNPLNATTVGALFATNLGLEPTQIIALLGGEYFYGGIGDRPIPRRDSPIWFGQGGQLPTPDQANYCWQSHGLWLLTQMVRWQHFNLRTYPENALEVVAAAYPTEIYEEIAPAFGLRLPPEPLKSELHFIDQRAFLPNQVDSYLNQFEIRT, encoded by the coding sequence ATGAAACGTCGCCACCTACTCAAATACGGAGCCTTTGCCGCCTGGGGCTATGGCCTCACAGCCTGTGCCCAACTGCCGGAGATGGGCTGGCCGACAAATTCTGCCCCATCGGCTACCGAGGAATCTGGGCCACGCCTCGACCTCCCTACCCCAGAAAAGCAGACTTTAAATGTGGGCTATGTGGCCAATTTAGCGATCGCCCCCTGGCTCGTCGCCCAGGAACAAGGTTTTTTCGCCCAATATGGCCTCGAAGTACAGTTCTACCCCCAAGCAGATCAAGAGGCCGTGGAACAGGGTTTATTGGAAGCGCGTTTTGATGCAGCGATCACCGCTTTTACAACGCCCCTGATCTATCAGCTCAAAACCCCCGCTGTAAATCTGGTGGCCCTGATGCAGCTCTATCGCCATGGGGGCGTTTTTTGTGGCCGCCAGCGCACCTGGGACAGTAATATCCGGGCGGGGATCGATTATGCTAACTTCCCAGAATTTGCGGCCGCCTACCGCAGTTATGTGCGGGCTCTACCGGATAAAACCTTTGCTGTCGATGATCAATACAGCGTAGCCGCCTATCTTTATCGATATTGGTGGGCCGAGATGGGTTTCCATCCAGACCGTGATTTAGAGCTATTGGCCTTTGCTCCCACAGAACTCCACCATAAACTCCAGGCGGGGGTCGTCCAGGGTTACTGTAGCCAAGAGCCTTGGGGACAGCAGGCGATCGCCAACGGGGCCGGATTTGTGCAGTACCTTTCAGGAGATGTGTGGCAAGGACATCCTGGGCCTGTGATTACCACCAGTGCGGGCTGGTTAGAAACCAATCCCAACACCGCCAAAGCCTTGATAGCTGCCACCCTAGAGGGCTGCCAATATTGCCAAAATCCGCTGAATGCGACCACGGTCGGTGCTTTATTCGCCACAAATTTAGGGCTTGAGCCCACCCAAATCATTGCCCTCTTAGGAGGGGAATATTTTTATGGGGGCATAGGCGATCGCCCCATCCCTCGGCGGGACAGTCCCATTTGGTTTGGCCAGGGGGGACAATTGCCGACTCCGGATCAAGCCAATTATTGTTGGCAATCCCACGGACTCTGGCTCCTGACCCAGATGGTCCGATGGCAACACTTTAACCTAAGGACATATCCAGAAAATGCCCTGGAGGTGGTGGCGGCGGCCTATCCCACGGAAATTTACGAAGAAATCGCCCCAGCCTTCGGCCTCCGACTGCCCCCGGAACCCCTCAAATCAGAATTACACTTCATCGATCAGCGGGCTTTTTTGCCAAACCAAGTGGACAGTTATCTCAATCAGTTTGAAATTCGCACTTAA
- the ssb_2 gene encoding single-stranded DNA-binding protein, whose protein sequence is MNSCVFVARILGEPELRYTPENTPLTQITVEVPALREGDPASQLKAIGWGDSLSQEIQQNYHDGDQVILAGRLTMNTVERPEGFKEKKAELVISQIQALGAGLPAMNNTSPSYTSPAVAAPVTPSNVVPINPMAAAPTPASVPSEPEPNLDDIPF, encoded by the coding sequence ATGAATAGCTGTGTCTTCGTAGCCCGTATCCTTGGGGAACCAGAATTGCGCTACACCCCCGAGAACACCCCCCTGACCCAAATTACAGTGGAAGTTCCGGCACTGCGAGAAGGGGATCCTGCTTCTCAACTCAAGGCGATCGGTTGGGGTGATAGCCTCAGCCAAGAAATTCAGCAAAATTACCACGATGGTGATCAGGTCATTTTAGCTGGACGCTTAACCATGAATACCGTAGAGCGGCCAGAAGGCTTTAAGGAAAAAAAAGCAGAATTGGTGATCTCCCAGATCCAAGCCCTCGGTGCTGGGTTACCTGCTATGAACAATACTTCTCCAAGTTACACAAGCCCGGCAGTAGCGGCCCCCGTAACTCCCAGTAATGTTGTGCCCATCAATCCCATGGCAGCCGCTCCGACCCCAGCTTCTGTTCCCAGTGAACCAGAACCTAACCTTGATGACATTCCCTTCTAA
- a CDS encoding hypothetical protein (conserved hypothetical protein), with the protein MSRASIATKQLGGLAIATILYTGLGSLFQPVAQAQAAYGSYLGAGASVGVGADWNGEGHQLGAVLAARYKFLRSPISLRTQAFISSGSTAIVPTISYDMPLSWQLDAYVGAGYSFATGDKPSPVGDSNSLVIQPGLDYALPNSNTVIFTNAVWALDAYKGENSSALSLQGGLGLRF; encoded by the coding sequence ATGAGCCGCGCTAGCATCGCTACGAAGCAACTCGGTGGTTTGGCGATCGCCACGATCCTTTACACAGGACTGGGGAGTCTCTTCCAACCCGTTGCCCAAGCCCAAGCCGCCTACGGGAGCTATCTTGGGGCGGGTGCCAGCGTTGGTGTTGGTGCTGACTGGAACGGTGAAGGTCACCAACTTGGTGCTGTTTTGGCCGCCCGCTACAAATTCTTACGTTCTCCCATTTCTCTCCGCACCCAAGCATTTATTAGTTCCGGAAGCACGGCGATCGTGCCGACGATTTCCTACGATATGCCCTTGAGCTGGCAGCTAGATGCCTATGTGGGGGCGGGCTATTCTTTCGCGACAGGGGATAAGCCTTCTCCCGTGGGCGACAGTAACAGCCTGGTGATTCAACCGGGCCTCGATTATGCTCTCCCCAATAGTAATACAGTAATTTTTACCAATGCAGTCTGGGCCCTTGATGCCTACAAAGGGGAAAATTCCAGCGCCTTATCTCTCCAGGGTGGTCTGGGACTCCGATTCTAA